The DNA region ACCCGGGCAAAGTGCGTTTCGTGCCGCTCTCGACGGCCGAACGCTTCGAGGCGCTTCGCTCAGGCAAGATCGACGTATTGGCGCGCAATTCGACTTGGACGATGTCGCGCGAAATAGACCTCGGGTTGAGCTTCGCCGGGGTCAACTATTATGACGGCCAGGGATTCCTCGTCCATAAGGTCCCCGAGATGACCTCGGCACTCGAACTCGACGGCGCCAAGATTTGCGTGCAGACCGATACGACCACCGTCAACAACCTCATCGACTACTTTCAGAGCAACAACCTGAAATACGAGGTGGTGGGCGCGGCATCTCCCGCTGAAGCCTTGAAGGATTACGATCAGGGACTTTGCTCGGTGCTCTCGAGCGACGTCTCGCAGCTTTATGCCCAACGGCTGCAACTCGCAAAGCCCGGCGATCACGTCATCCTCCCCGACATCATCTCCAAGGAACCCCTCGGCCCGGCGGTACGGCAGGATGATCCTCAATGGCTGAGCGTCGTCAAATGGGTGCATTTCGCCATGATCGACGCCGAAGAGCTCGGCATCGGCTCCAACACGGTCGACCAGGCGCTGCTGTCGAAGAAGCCCGACGTCATGAGGCTCGTGGGGACCGAAGGGGGCTTTGGCGAGCGATTGGGGCTCACTGGGGCTTGGGCAGCCAATGCCATCAGAGCTGTCGGCAACTATGGCGAAGTCTTCGAGCGCAATGTCGGCTCGAGGTCCAAATTGGGGATTCCCCGCGGGCTGAACCAGCTTTGGAACATGGGCGGCATCCAATACGCGCCGCCAATCCGCTGAGAATTGGATCGGCCTTGCCAGTTCTGCCATCCGCCGCCCAGCGCGAAATGAGCGGCGCGATAGACGGCGATCATCTCGGCCAGGCACGCCGCGAGGGGCCTGAGGGCCGCTCGGGGTGAAATAGCGCCCGCCGCACGCTATATCGGTGCCATGCCGATTCCGTCCTCCATCCGGCAGAAGGGCTCCGATCGCGGTTCGCGCCCGAGGGAGCGCGAGCTCGCCATCCTCAATTCGGTCGCGGCCGCGCTCAACGCCTCGGCCGATCTCAAAGCCTCGCTCGGCGCGGCGCTGTCGCAGGTGGCGGCGCTGTTCGATCTCAAGACCAGCTGGGTGTTCCTCATCGACCGCAGGACAGGCGAGCCCTATCTCGCGGCCGCCGAGAACCTGCCGCCCGGCCTCGCCAACCATCCGTCGCGGATGACCGGCTCCTGCTATTG from Rhizobiales bacterium GAS188 includes:
- a CDS encoding amino acid ABC transporter substrate-binding protein, PAAT family: MLSGWSHRQQGTKMHSRESNWPAICLAFALISSSVIVRAQPANAQTLKMVKERGSLTCGVNQGLPGFSSPDDKGVWSGLDVDLCRAIAAAIFNDPGKVRFVPLSTAERFEALRSGKIDVLARNSTWTMSREIDLGLSFAGVNYYDGQGFLVHKVPEMTSALELDGAKICVQTDTTTVNNLIDYFQSNNLKYEVVGAASPAEALKDYDQGLCSVLSSDVSQLYAQRLQLAKPGDHVILPDIISKEPLGPAVRQDDPQWLSVVKWVHFAMIDAEELGIGSNTVDQALLSKKPDVMRLVGTEGGFGERLGLTGAWAANAIRAVGNYGEVFERNVGSRSKLGIPRGLNQLWNMGGIQYAPPIR